The genomic segment TTCACCGACATGGTGAAGGTCCTTGGGATAGGTACTCCAAATGCATCAATACTCTCTCTAAACATATTCAGACCGCCGTCCTGTGCACTGCCGGCGTTCAGCTCAGGATCGATACCTGAGTAATCTGTCCAGAGCATAATGTTACGCCCGGCAAAAGAAACTGACATATTTGTCAGGCCGAAGCGTGAAACTGTCTCACTGGGAACACGGTATGTAATACTCAACTCCCGAAAACGGACAAAATCACCGTCTTCAACAAGGTTCAAACCGCTGTAAGGCGACAGTGACTGCCACGTTTCAACCCATTCTTTCGCAGCCGCTAAGCGTTCGTTAGCATCGTACTTGGGGTTGAAGCTGGCATCCACACCACCGGTCATGAAGTCGCGTTCCGTTATTGAGGAACCCATGATGTTTCGCCCGATATAAGGGTTGGCCTTGCGGAAGGCATCCGTCAGATTGGAATACCCGAAGTTGCCAAAACGCGTCTCAAACATGGCGTTAATCTGGATGTTTCTCATGATTGTAATATTAGCACCGAAGGAACCCATGTAGTCAGGTCTTGGCTTACCAATATACCAAGCCAATCTGTCACCGGCTGTCTTGGCGCGCTTGGCTGTTACATCAGCATCGGTGGGAACATCCAGACAGGGGCCCCAACCAGAAAGAATGCTCATGGTTTCGCTACCGGTAAAAGCTGCCAGAAGTTCGGATTTGCTCTCACAAACACCATCATTATTCAAATCGATGGGATACTCAGTGTCCACCAGTTTAGCACCAAACAGAGCCGCAATTGGGAATCCTTTTGTCAGGAAGTTCCTGTAGCGTGGATAGGATCCGCCAACCTTCTGCTCAGGTGCACCACCGAGACTGGTAAGTTCGTCCTCCAAGTAGGAGAGAGCTCCATACACATCCACAGTGAGCTGGCTGGAACGTACAACATTTGCATTCAGTCCAAGCTCCCAACCTGAAGCTGTCCACTCACCGATATTGGTAAGCTGGGTGTTAGCAAATCCACCGGAAGGTGGAAAGGATTGGGGAACGAGGCCGTCTGTGGTGATTTTGCTAAAGTATGCAAATTCACCACCGATCTTATCATTTAAAATACCGAAGTCAAACCCAACTTCAGTTTCTGTAGTAATCTCAGGTCCCAATGCGGGGTTACCCACGTTGCCTGGTCTCAGACCGGGGCCTTCCAGAGACGACCACGGTGCATATGTGGTGTACTGATCAAACGCACCGGGCTGGTTACCCGACTGACCCCATGATCCACGTAGACGAAGTGTGCTAAGGGGGCCAAGGGGACCCATCATTTCAGTTAATAGATAGGAGAGGCCCACGCGGGGGTATGTCACCGTCTGGAACTCCTCACCAAAGGTGCTGGTGGCATCCAACCGCATGCTAAGTGTCGCAAACAGATAATCGCCAACACCAACACGCTCCTGGAACAAGTATCCGGCCTCAATAGTTTCAACAAAAGAAGAGCCGGACTGAGGCGCATTCAGTGCGCCCAAAACCTGGAGACCGGGGCCGGGGAACTGGTTGCCCCAACCTTCGATGAATTTCCTTACCATTCTATTGGCATTAAAACCTCCAACTGTTTCAAAGCTGAGGTTACCCATGTCCATATTATGGCTGGCCCTTATATCCAAGGTCAGCTCTTTCTGCTGACGACGGCCAATAGAAAGATATCCATCTCTGTAATAACTGCTTTTATTATCAGCGGCCCACCTATAAGGCATATAACTCTCACCACGGCCGTTGGTCATATTCAGACCGAAATTACCTTTCAAGGTAAGATTGTTGCCAGGTGTGTAGGTCACGGTAGTAGAGACCAGAGTGTTATCAAGATCAGAATTCAACTGCCGGAAGGTCACTTCCCTAGCTGTGGCCCAGGCAAAGGATCCGGTATAGTTGTCAACAGCATCGCCATAGCTTAAGGCCGTGGCGAATTCAGGTTTCCCCATCTGAATGAGAGAGGTAATTCCATAGATGTTGTTGTTATTCTGAATTGTACTCTGGATACGGCCAGTATAAAAGGTATGAATGCGCACCTTCAGGTTGTCACTAGGCAAAATGTTCAGGGTGGCGCTTGACATGAATTTGTTGTCAGCATCATTGCCATCGCCGACAGGAAGGCCGCCTAGGGTGGCATTGTTGTCAAATGGACCATCAAAGGTCTGATAGCGAACATTGGCAAAATATGTGGCCCCAGGAACACCACCTTCCACACTGGCGGACATGGTGTTACCGCTTGCCTTGTCGTAAAGCATCCCGGCAAAGGGGATGGACATAATTTCCCATGTTTTACCAGAGTAGCTGCCACCTTCGGACTTGGATGAGGCATCAGCTGAAAACATATGCTTCATTCTGGAGGCTTGGTCGTCGGTCCTGGCGAAACCGGTATTTTCCTTGTAGCGTGACTCATCATAACTACCAGTCGTCTGAGCCATTTTAAACGAGAATTTTGGTTTGCCGATGGCGCCTTGCTTGGTGATGATATTGATGATCCCATTAGTTGCCTTGGAACCGTACAGAGCAGAAGCTGTGGCTCCTTTGAGTACCTCAATACGCTCAATGGCGTCCGGATTGATCTCACTCATGCGGCCCGGGACACCACCATTCCAATTCATGCCACCAGCATTTGTGGAGTTGTCCAAGCGGATACCGTCCACGTAAATGGTGGGCTGGTTGGACTGAGAAATACTTGAAGTACCTCGAATTCTGATCTCAGCACCTTCACCGGCCAGTCCGCCGTTCAGATTCACCTGAACACCGGGTATCCGGCCTGTGAGAATCTGATCCACGCTGCTTACAGGCGAACCCGCAAGCTCATCCATTTTAACGGTACCAACAGTGTTACCTAACTTAGCTTTCTCCACAGCAACACCTGTTCCAGTAACCACAATCTCATTCATGTCAATGGCAGATGCCCGAAGAGAAAAATTCAATTCGGTAACACTACCAGCAAGAACGCTAACCTGCTCTGAAGAAGTGGCGTAACCAATGTAGTTGGCACTTACCTTGTAATCACCTGCGGTTACACTGGCCATGCTGTAATCACCATCCATACCTGTCGCGGCACCCATGTTGGTTCCAACGATTAAAACGTTGGCGCCCACCAAGGGGTTACCATCCTGATCTGTGACCCGGCCGGCAACAGTACCGGTTTGAGCAAACAGAGCAAGAGGCATGGACACTGCAAGCAATAGCGCAAAACAGCGAACAATAACTCGATTATTCATATCAATACTCCTCGTTCTCATTTAATATTATCCAAAAGATTCAAGTTTATTATGTCTGTAGAGAGGATAGTTATCCCACAATATTATGAATAGACGCATCCCCTCGTCTCATCAGGCCTGAGAATACAACTTATTTTTCACCTGTGTCAAGTATTATTTTAATTCCACTTTCAGAAGAGAAAAAGGTGAAAAGCAGGAGATAAACCTGTTAAATCTAAAATGAAACCTCAATCCCAAAAGTGGGGAGCATAAGCAGGGTATATATGGGTTCATAATAAAGAACAGGTTTGGGGAACTGCAAACTGAGGGGAATATGCTCTTCGCCCCCTTCAATGTTGATAATACTCCTATACTCAAGCACATTTTTTCTATTGTAGGCGTTCAACAGCTCAAAAGTGAGTTTCAGATTCACCCGTTCTTTAATAGACTGATCATATTCTAACCGGACATCCAGACGGTGATATGCAGGATACCGAGCTGAGTTGAAATTCTCAGGCCCTCCAAAAGTAGGAACAAAACGGGCGTAACCTGTTTCCGGGTCAGAAAGGATGATGTTTCTGATCGTGGTAGAATCAAGGTCATCCACCGCCTGCCCCACCATTGGCTCCATGCTGATTGCGGGAGTATAAGGAAATCCGGAGCCGTACTGCCATCGAGAGCTGACCGTCAATCCTCTCCCTAGCCTTACGCTTATCCCCATACTAAGGGAATGCCGCCGGTCATACTCGAAAGGGAAGCGTCTAAGAGCTCCCTGGGCCATACGCTCCTCTTCCGCACGGCTGAAAGTGTATGAAATCCAGCCGGTCCATCTGTCATCTATGGTGACACGCCTTTTCTCAAGCCGTCCTTGAAGACCTACTGCGTCCACAGTACTACCGTTTTCCGCTTCCAGTGCAGGCTGGAACCGCATAGCTGTAACTACGTCGTAGCTTTCAGACAAGGCAGGCGGCCCCGTGTGATAATCTCCAACCAACCGAGACTGGATATCAGCTTTACGTGTAATCAGTTTTTCGAAGTTTTTCCGGAATCCCTCCAGAGCCAGATTGAAACCGCGACGGTTTTTTCTTTCAAAACCGACACTGGCGTGCCAGCCGAAAGGGGAAATGAGTCCTTCCAATGTTCTATACTGCATCAGATCAAAGACACGGCTGCCATCCAGAAACTTCTCATAACCGGGACTCTGGACAAACCGACCACCCGCCGCCCGGACGGTTCCGGCGGCTGTCTCTAGAGAAGCCCGAATCCTTGGAGAGACCAGCAGTTCTTCACTGAGACCTATCCTATCGATTCTCAGACCCGGTGCAAAGGTGAAACGGCCTCCCTGCGGTGTCCAGCTATCCTGAACATAGGCGCCAAAACGTGAATAGTCACTGACAATGTCCATACTGTCCATCATAGTGCCAAACCAGAGAGGAGCGTCTACCAGAGCTTCACGGACCTTCTGACCAAATTCATTTAATTCCAGGTCGCTTGCCATGGTGGCGGAGATACCGTCAAAACTCCCGCCCAACTCCATGACATGATCACCTTTTTTGATGATACTCCAGCCACCGAGGGAAATTCTTTCGAAGCTATATGTCTGATGATGGTTGAAACGAATGGTGTCCACTGCCCCGAAAGTAGGAGGCGGCAAGGGCGGCTCCACCCCAAAGCCCTGGGGAATTGAACTTTCTGGGTCATCCAATGGAAGAAGTTCACTAGCAAAGTCGCTCTTCCCTCCGTAGTGGTAACCGTTGAGGTAAAAACCAACCTGAATAAAGTCAGACAACGGTGTGTGCCACCTTATTCCGGCTAGCTGATTCCACATCCGGTCCGCACCGTCAATTGTTCCTCTTTCACCATCCTGTTCACCTAACTCGGGCTTCACCAGGAAATCCATATTATTATATGCCGACAACAAGGTAATCTCTATCCGCTGACCTT from the Candidatus Neomarinimicrobiota bacterium genome contains:
- a CDS encoding SusC/RagA family TonB-linked outer membrane protein produces the protein MRTRSIDMNNRVIVRCFALLLAVSMPLALFAQTGTVAGRVTDQDGNPLVGANVLIVGTNMGAATGMDGDYSMASVTAGDYKVSANYIGYATSSEQVSVLAGSVTELNFSLRASAIDMNEIVVTGTGVAVEKAKLGNTVGTVKMDELAGSPVSSVDQILTGRIPGVQVNLNGGLAGEGAEIRIRGTSSISQSNQPTIYVDGIRLDNSTNAGGMNWNGGVPGRMSEINPDAIERIEVLKGATASALYGSKATNGIINIITKQGAIGKPKFSFKMAQTTGSYDESRYKENTGFARTDDQASRMKHMFSADASSKSEGGSYSGKTWEIMSIPFAGMLYDKASGNTMSASVEGGVPGATYFANVRYQTFDGPFDNNATLGGLPVGDGNDADNKFMSSATLNILPSDNLKVRIHTFYTGRIQSTIQNNNNIYGITSLIQMGKPEFATALSYGDAVDNYTGSFAWATAREVTFRQLNSDLDNTLVSTTVTYTPGNNLTLKGNFGLNMTNGRGESYMPYRWAADNKSSYYRDGYLSIGRRQQKELTLDIRASHNMDMGNLSFETVGGFNANRMVRKFIEGWGNQFPGPGLQVLGALNAPQSGSSFVETIEAGYLFQERVGVGDYLFATLSMRLDATSTFGEEFQTVTYPRVGLSYLLTEMMGPLGPLSTLRLRGSWGQSGNQPGAFDQYTTYAPWSSLEGPGLRPGNVGNPALGPEITTETEVGFDFGILNDKIGGEFAYFSKITTDGLVPQSFPPSGGFANTQLTNIGEWTASGWELGLNANVVRSSQLTVDVYGALSYLEDELTSLGGAPEQKVGGSYPRYRNFLTKGFPIAALFGAKLVDTEYPIDLNNDGVCESKSELLAAFTGSETMSILSGWGPCLDVPTDADVTAKRAKTAGDRLAWYIGKPRPDYMGSFGANITIMRNIQINAMFETRFGNFGYSNLTDAFRKANPYIGRNIMGSSITERDFMTGGVDASFNPKYDANERLAAAKEWVETWQSLSPYSGLNLVEDGDFVRFRELSITYRVPSETVSRFGLTNMSVSFAGRNIMLWTDYSGIDPELNAGSAQDGGLNMFRESIDAFGVPIPRTFTMSVNFGF
- a CDS encoding TonB-dependent receptor, giving the protein MSGLMKLQSPEFEYLGACYFFIMGPQLRYRHKFEKVKKGIFLALVFLLFIPLQGQTVAGRVVDVVTGEPLRDANIILEGTTLGDATDGDGRFVIEGIPAGDHTIHISMVGYRRESVSLHLTDSSTESVIVRLTLEPLEGGLVIAEGERGADPRLEFSVPSFELTRRSIEEMSGTLGDALTAVQSLPGILTTDDLSNTFVVPGGSPDQNLILIDGMELFNPYRRSGMASPFNPRLVSEIRVFTAGFPAMYGDRLSSVLEATTRDGTTDRPFAGTVAATTYHTNIILEGKLPYDGSWLVSGRKSYYGTVGRTVAAKLKIGNELAFPTFEDLYAKVALHPKEGQRIEITLLSAYNNMDFLVKPELGEQDGERGTIDGADRMWNQLAGIRWHTPLSDFIQVGFYLNGYHYGGKSDFASELLPLDDPESSIPQGFGVEPPLPPPTFGAVDTIRFNHHQTYSFERISLGGWSIIKKGDHVMELGGSFDGISATMASDLELNEFGQKVREALVDAPLWFGTMMDSMDIVSDYSRFGAYVQDSWTPQGGRFTFAPGLRIDRIGLSEELLVSPRIRASLETAAGTVRAAGGRFVQSPGYEKFLDGSRVFDLMQYRTLEGLISPFGWHASVGFERKNRRGFNLALEGFRKNFEKLITRKADIQSRLVGDYHTGPPALSESYDVVTAMRFQPALEAENGSTVDAVGLQGRLEKRRVTIDDRWTGWISYTFSRAEEERMAQGALRRFPFEYDRRHSLSMGISVRLGRGLTVSSRWQYGSGFPYTPAISMEPMVGQAVDDLDSTTIRNIILSDPETGYARFVPTFGGPENFNSARYPAYHRLDVRLEYDQSIKERVNLKLTFELLNAYNRKNVLEYRSIINIEGGEEHIPLSLQFPKPVLYYEPIYTLLMLPTFGIEVSF